The SAR324 cluster bacterium genome includes a window with the following:
- a CDS encoding HAMP domain-containing protein has product MKIKYKFLTAFLGLLCLTLGGSVLIEFKITENAIIANALRTMENDLRQKESQLKVFHDKAKSDLVLTVQYPVFKEYFDLPETRAGNRYEEQDGNQVIQFTEAQRALKNKLDAWIMYIQSRFPVVETCLIDRTGQEHSRLTLREIAPDDDFSSEENEAPFFEPSFNLKNEEVHIAYPYMSADYKKWVFAYTTPIILDDGSKPAFFHFEIPVAFFQEIIGHDTPERTFVLDPENRIIADSHQDISIDLNPGTTVDDEHKIEDYFPSVDSISKNSDFRNILVDMKSGKIGKGTYSENGITYYVVYQPLPTFGWSVAQIKPYEMLLEGSVSLSELKIAILLMLLGMLVVATLVILWISQKITQPLVQLTTVLEQVSTGKLDVVLPAEFPKDEVGQLLGATKKMLESLKIKVKLAETISHGDFSSEALLSSPQDVLGKALQTMNVNLNSTMHEVIDIAETIAELSRTVAEDSQRLSMGATEQASAVKEIGASSTTILHQIQQNSENLNWANQLGVSVRKAADRGDASMRTMIHSMDEIDQASSNISQIIRVIDEISFHTNILALNAAVEAARAGRFGKGFAVVADEVRDLAGRSAQAARESTNLIDDSNKKVRQGIEIVQETAKSLEEIVQGVSKMSDLMAEVSVASKEQAAGVKQINLGLNQIEHTTSNNSVIVEESAAAAADLDESVHQLKQILTRFRLKQSSHALIKGV; this is encoded by the coding sequence ATGAAGATCAAATATAAATTTTTGACCGCGTTTCTTGGATTGCTCTGTCTCACATTGGGAGGCAGTGTCCTTATTGAATTCAAAATCACAGAGAACGCCATCATTGCCAATGCGTTACGCACAATGGAGAATGATTTGCGTCAGAAAGAATCCCAACTCAAGGTGTTCCACGATAAAGCGAAGAGTGACCTGGTGCTGACAGTGCAATATCCTGTATTCAAGGAGTATTTTGATCTTCCTGAAACCAGGGCTGGAAACAGGTATGAGGAACAGGATGGTAATCAGGTGATTCAGTTCACTGAAGCTCAACGTGCTTTAAAAAACAAACTGGACGCATGGATTATGTATATCCAGAGTCGTTTTCCAGTCGTTGAAACCTGTTTGATTGACCGGACTGGTCAGGAGCATTCACGTCTGACTCTCCGTGAAATCGCCCCGGATGATGATTTTTCCAGTGAAGAAAATGAGGCACCTTTTTTTGAACCGAGTTTTAATTTAAAAAATGAAGAAGTTCATATCGCCTATCCGTATATGTCCGCGGACTATAAAAAATGGGTGTTTGCTTATACCACCCCTATTATCCTGGATGATGGCTCCAAACCCGCCTTTTTTCATTTTGAAATTCCTGTGGCCTTTTTTCAGGAAATTATTGGACACGACACACCCGAAAGAACTTTTGTACTGGACCCTGAAAACAGGATCATCGCCGACAGCCATCAAGATATTTCCATTGATCTGAATCCTGGAACAACTGTTGATGATGAACATAAAATCGAAGATTATTTTCCTTCGGTGGATTCGATCAGCAAAAATTCTGACTTCAGGAATATTCTTGTTGATATGAAATCCGGAAAAATCGGGAAAGGGACCTATTCAGAAAATGGAATCACCTATTATGTGGTATATCAACCTCTGCCTACGTTTGGCTGGAGTGTCGCGCAGATCAAACCGTATGAGATGTTACTCGAAGGAAGTGTTTCGCTGAGTGAACTTAAAATTGCCATCCTGCTAATGTTGCTGGGAATGCTGGTGGTCGCGACACTGGTTATTTTGTGGATTTCTCAAAAAATCACGCAACCACTGGTTCAGCTTACAACCGTACTGGAACAAGTCTCGACCGGAAAACTGGATGTTGTTCTGCCAGCAGAATTTCCTAAGGATGAAGTGGGACAATTGTTAGGCGCGACAAAAAAAATGCTGGAGTCCCTGAAAATAAAAGTAAAATTGGCTGAAACAATCAGTCATGGCGATTTTTCTTCAGAGGCGTTGCTTTCATCACCACAGGATGTTTTAGGAAAAGCGTTGCAGACCATGAATGTGAATCTGAACAGTACCATGCATGAGGTGATTGATATTGCCGAGACCATCGCGGAATTATCCCGGACCGTTGCTGAAGACAGTCAACGGTTGTCAATGGGGGCCACGGAACAAGCCAGCGCGGTCAAGGAAATTGGTGCGTCAAGCACGACCATCCTGCATCAGATTCAACAGAATTCCGAGAATCTGAATTGGGCCAACCAGTTGGGTGTTTCAGTCAGAAAAGCAGCAGACAGGGGTGATGCCAGCATGCGAACCATGATTCACTCCATGGATGAAATTGACCAGGCAAGTTCCAACATCTCCCAGATTATCAGAGTGATTGATGAAATCTCCTTCCATACCAACATTCTGGCGTTGAATGCGGCGGTGGAAGCCGCGCGTGCCGGACGTTTTGGCAAAGGTTTTGCTGTCGTAGCCGATGAAGTTCGTGATCTGGCGGGACGTAGTGCTCAAGCTGCGCGAGAGTCCACAAATCTGATTGATGATTCAAATAAAAAAGTGCGTCAGGGGATTGAAATTGTTCAGGAAACAGCAAAATCTCTGGAAGAGATTGTTCAGGGGGTTTCAAAAATGAGTGATCTGATGGCGGAAGTTTCTGTGGCAAGTAAGGAGCAAGCCGCGGGAGTGAAGCAGATTAACCTTGGTCTCAATCAGATTGAACACACGACCAGCAACAATTCTGTGATCGTTGAAGAAAGTGCCGCAGCAGCAGCCGATCTTGATGAATCGGTGCATCAACTCAAGCAGATTTTAACTCGATTCAGACTCAAACAATCGTCTCATGCGTTGATCAAGGGAGTGTAA
- a CDS encoding biphenyl 2,3-dioxygenase, with product MKALNIYFKISLAMFFLIILGQNLWAKGDLTETDINKITVEISNEKGDYVFNCIDCENPKLLKFETGKAYKLVLLNKSKQKHYFTSYSLARLVFTRKVHVFKGLEVMDGWAAEVKGNVTEIEIAPMTKTDWYFVPVKTGKGNDVHCHITESDGKNVGKSHADLGMTMSYEVY from the coding sequence ATGAAGGCCCTGAATATTTATTTCAAAATATCTTTAGCAATGTTTTTTCTGATCATTCTGGGGCAGAACCTGTGGGCAAAAGGCGATTTGACTGAAACAGATATCAATAAAATCACGGTTGAAATCAGCAATGAGAAGGGTGATTATGTTTTCAACTGTATTGATTGTGAGAACCCCAAACTTTTGAAGTTTGAAACAGGTAAAGCCTATAAACTGGTTTTATTGAATAAAAGTAAACAAAAACATTATTTCACATCCTACAGTCTTGCCCGGTTGGTTTTTACCCGGAAAGTTCACGTGTTCAAAGGGTTGGAGGTCATGGATGGATGGGCCGCCGAGGTAAAAGGAAATGTCACTGAAATAGAAATCGCACCTATGACCAAAACGGATTGGTATTTTGTTCCGGTTAAAACCGGCAAAGGAAACGATGTCCACTGCCACATTACGGAAAGTGATGGGAAAAATGTCGGCAAATCTCATGCGGATCTTGGTATGACCATGTCATACGAAGTGTATTAA
- a CDS encoding c-type cytochrome encodes MKKIIITGLTLLSVISVGTSVMAAGNPNAGKTLYAVCVGCHGDKAAGNTALNAPALAGQEEWYVVRQLNNFKAGIRGAHAQDTYGAQMRPMAMTLANDQAVNDVAAYISSLVPADSPATVKGDIAGGKAKFALCAGCHGPNGEGNQAVNAPRLTGQHDWYVVRQLQNFRAGIRGAHPQDSTGAQMRPMSQALASEQELINVASYVNTLK; translated from the coding sequence ATGAAAAAAATCATCATCACAGGATTGACACTTTTGTCAGTCATTTCTGTTGGAACCAGTGTTATGGCCGCGGGCAACCCCAATGCGGGAAAAACTCTTTATGCGGTATGCGTTGGCTGTCATGGCGATAAAGCGGCTGGAAATACAGCGTTAAATGCACCCGCTCTTGCTGGACAGGAAGAATGGTATGTCGTTCGGCAATTGAACAATTTCAAGGCTGGCATTCGAGGCGCTCATGCTCAGGACACTTATGGTGCTCAAATGCGCCCCATGGCAATGACATTGGCCAATGATCAGGCTGTCAATGATGTCGCCGCTTATATTTCTTCGCTGGTTCCCGCTGATTCTCCAGCAACAGTGAAAGGTGATATTGCTGGCGGTAAAGCCAAATTCGCGCTGTGCGCAGGTTGCCACGGACCGAATGGTGAAGGAAATCAGGCAGTAAACGCCCCACGACTGACAGGACAGCATGACTGGTATGTCGTTCGCCAGCTTCAGAATTTCAGAGCAGGAATTCGAGGTGCTCATCCACAGGATTCCACTGGAGCGCAAATGCGTCCAATGTCACAGGCACTTGCCAGTGAACAGGAACTCATCAATGTCGCAAGCTATGTCAATACACTGAAATAA
- a CDS encoding FKBP-type peptidyl-prolyl cis-trans isomerase, whose protein sequence is MNTKLNILVLTLLGSLIIGCEQKNGETALTLSDLQSDKDKLSYSLGYTIGDSYNRQKMDVSLNIVIQGIKDGQNGASLMPPREIQQTIQNYYLNKSKDSAQTALAPQNAFNTKDLREKNLKEGQAYLESNKTKEGVVVLPNGLQYLELRQGTGESPSATDQITVHYQGQLLNGKIIDSSYQRGTPLKMRLDQGIEGWQAGLKLMKAGAKWRLFIPSALAYGEKGIGHGNMIEPNSTLIFDIELISVDKNENH, encoded by the coding sequence ATGAATACAAAATTGAATATTTTAGTTTTAACGCTATTGGGTAGTCTAATAATTGGTTGTGAACAAAAAAATGGCGAAACAGCATTGACACTGTCAGATTTACAATCAGATAAAGATAAATTGAGCTACAGTTTGGGCTATACCATTGGTGACAGTTATAACCGTCAAAAAATGGATGTTTCCTTGAATATCGTCATTCAAGGCATCAAAGATGGACAGAACGGTGCCTCCCTGATGCCACCGCGAGAAATTCAGCAAACTATCCAGAATTACTATTTGAATAAGTCAAAAGATTCGGCTCAAACTGCCCTCGCTCCCCAAAACGCCTTCAATACTAAAGATCTTCGTGAAAAAAATCTGAAGGAAGGTCAGGCTTATCTCGAAAGCAACAAAACAAAAGAAGGGGTTGTCGTATTGCCCAATGGTCTGCAATATCTGGAATTGAGACAGGGAACAGGAGAATCACCCTCCGCGACAGATCAGATCACAGTTCATTATCAGGGACAATTGCTCAATGGAAAAATAATTGACTCCTCCTATCAAAGAGGAACACCATTGAAAATGAGACTGGATCAGGGCATTGAAGGTTGGCAAGCAGGACTCAAGTTGATGAAAGCCGGAGCCAAATGGAGATTATTTATTCCTTCTGCTCTGGCCTATGGTGAAAAAGGTATTGGGCATGGGAATATGATTGAACCCAATTCCACACTGATCTTCGATATTGAATTGATCTCGGTTGATAAAAATGAAAACCATTAA